A genome region from Anopheles stephensi strain Indian chromosome 2, UCI_ANSTEP_V1.0, whole genome shotgun sequence includes the following:
- the LOC118502849 gene encoding uncharacterized protein LOC118502849 isoform X2, which yields MPDNSFTQILTSGCLHYSDADATLHDVRRRSQRQSHQLHAEPSVCEDAKEFPQYETSAGGDVRRMLADRGGGSKRYETLSTLSSGDRDWEADQYGEEHYDRDTRWHTRHQPSFKYDSYEATGYGQGRNPSMLPSVKLKVAHQEPISIRPRNKNPQIVNVCQTFRFPDNFITQNNATRMVQHQDRLTQQQFAPVPAVRRAPLLSPYHSASRSRAGGFFSVYRRHRNMHSQTSRTLIELVEAEQKVQQQQQTLRPTAGPRTTTNYRVPEESVLASSDSESSTIGDPTDGRSRMAATDRKAKVLSMAREQLRAGNVGRAPHQVPYFDRTKRNRSCTKLVDGGATMGGHYGRSTKQPAAVGTVGKSSRYVVAKTKVDHRRTTTHAQDAHDSPFVDDPFVSGPVGRVTRKQLHLAEESHDDEEGLDEEEDESDDGSIDEQLDGERRDECNATTLLSLEGESAEDQDEEPIGDTFGRRRGHAPDVMCVGAGSKEGSVSIAGIVDKLQDNVWEVCLEGIWDLMDTAGRIDWKAQEKYITVINRKLIEFLKSPRTALCRSACQVSGELFCQAKSTKRPEFDEMVDILLCKTADPNRFIQKDANVALDKLVTYIPTPHTVRAISNRGTIHRNPLVRTATARLLVCICVVSGLDAILGTTANTRTRKTILSMLAKFLTDKNMETSSANGCTGCCGSINFSTNTSTRTWTTICAQI from the exons ATGCCTGATAATAGCTTTACGCAAATCCTCACGAGCGGATGTCTACACTACTCGGATGCGGATGCAACGCTGCACGACGTACGGCGGAGATCGCAGCGTCAGTCGCATCAGCTGCACGCGGAACCGTCCGTGTGTGAGGACGCGAAAGAATTCCCTCAGTACGAAACGTCTGCCGGTGGTGATGTGCGCCGGATGTTGGCCGATCGGGGTGGTGGATCGAAACGGTACGAAACCCTGAGCACCCTGTCATCGGGCGACCGCGACTGGGAAGCGGATCAGTACGGTGAGGAGCATTACGATCGCGACACACGTTGGCACACCAGACACCAACCATCGTTCAAGTACGATTCGTACGAGGCAACCGGGTACGGTCAGGGGCGCAACCCGAGCATGCTACCGTCGGTAAAGCTTAAGGTTGCACACCAGGAACCGATCTCCATTCGGCCGCGAAACAAAAATCCACAAATTGTAAACGTTTGCCAAACGTTTCGCTTTCCGGACAACTTTATCACGCAGAACAACGCAACTCGGATGGTGCAGCATCAGGATCGGTTGACGCAGCAGCAATTTGCGCCCGTCCCGGCCGTTCGTCGGGCTCCCCTGCTATCGCCGTACCACAGTGCGAGTCGGTCCCGTGCCGGTGGGTTTTTCAGCGTGTACCGACGCCACCGGAACATGCACAGCCAGACAAGCCGGACGTTGATCGAGCTGGTAGAGGCAGAGCAGaaagtgcagcagcagcagcaaacgcttCGACCAACGGCTGGGCCACGCACCACAACAAACTACCGTGTGCCGGAGGAGTCGGTGCTAGCTTCCAGCGACAGTGAATCGTCGACCATCGGAGACCCGACCGACGGCCGGTCGAGAATGGCCGCCACGGACCGGAAGGCTAAGGTGCTTTCCATGGCACGGGAACAGTTGCGTGCGGGAAATGTGGGTCGTGCACCGCACCAAGTTCCGTACTTCGACCGTACCAAGCGGAACCGTTCGTGCACGAAGCTCGTCGATGGAGGCGCTACGATGGGTGGCCATTACGGTCGAAGCACCAAACAGCCGGCGGCCGTCGGTACGGTCGGTAAGTCGTCCCGGTACGTTGTGGCAAAGACGAAGGTGGATCATCGTCGAACGACAACGCATGCGCAGGACGCGCACGACTCTCCGTTCGTGGATGATCCGTTCGTTTCCGGTCCGGTGGGCCGGGTGACCCGCAAGCAGCTACATCTGGCCGAAGAATCGCACGACGACGAGGAAGGGttggacgaggaggaggacgaatCGGACGATGGATCGATCGATGAGCAGCTGGACGGTGAGCGGCGTGACGAGTGTAATGCGACGACGCTGCTCAGTCTGGAAGGTGAGAGCGCCGAAGATCAGGACGAGGAACCGATCGGCGATACGTTCGGCCGACGGCGTGGACATGCGCCGGATGTGATGTGCGTTGGGGCGGGTTCGAAGGAAGGCTCGGTCAGCATTGCCGGCATCGTGGACAAGCTGCAGGACAATGTGTGGGAGGTGTGTCTGGAGGGCATATGGGATTTGATGGATACGGCGGGCAGGATCGATTGGAAGGCGCAGGAGAAGTACATCACCGTCATCAACCGGAAGTTGATCGAGTTCCTGAAATCTCCCCGGACGGCACTGTGCCGGTCGGCGTGCCAGGTGTCGGGTGAGCTGTTCTGCCAGGCAAAGTCGACGAAACGGCCAGAGTTTGATGAGATGGTGGACATACTGCTGTGCAAGACGGCCGATCCGAATCGCTTCATACAGAAGGATGCGAACGTGGCGCTGGACAAGCTGGTCACTTACATTCCCACACCGCACACCGTACGGGCGATATCGAATCGTGGAACCAT CCATCGAAATCCTCTTGTGCGGACCGCTACGGCCCGTCTGCTCGTGTGCATTTGTGTCGTGTCGGGACTGGACGCCATCTTGGGCACCACCGCCAACACGAGGACACGCAAAACCATCCTATCGATGTTGGCCAAATTTTTGACGGACAAAAACATGGAAACCAG TTCGGCGAACGGTTGTACCGGATGTTGCGGAAGCATAAATTTTTCGACGAATACTTCTACAAGGACATGGACAACAATTTGCGCACAAATCTGA
- the LOC118502849 gene encoding uncharacterized protein LOC118502849 isoform X1, producing the protein MPDNSFTQILTSGCLHYSDADATLHDVRRRSQRQSHQLHAEPSVCEDAKEFPQYETSAGGDVRRMLADRGGGSKRYETLSTLSSGDRDWEADQYGEEHYDRDTRWHTRHQPSFKYDSYEATGYGQGRNPSMLPSVKLKVAHQEPISIRPRNKNPQIVNVCQTFRFPDNFITQNNATRMVQHQDRLTQQQFAPVPAVRRAPLLSPYHSASRSRAGGFFSVYRRHRNMHSQTSRTLIELVEAEQKVQQQQQTLRPTAGPRTTTNYRVPEESVLASSDSESSTIGDPTDGRSRMAATDRKAKVLSMAREQLRAGNVGRAPHQVPYFDRTKRNRSCTKLVDGGATMGGHYGRSTKQPAAVGTVGKSSRYVVAKTKVDHRRTTTHAQDAHDSPFVDDPFVSGPVGRVTRKQLHLAEESHDDEEGLDEEEDESDDGSIDEQLDGERRDECNATTLLSLEGESAEDQDEEPIGDTFGRRRGHAPDVMCVGAGSKEGSVSIAGIVDKLQDNVWEVCLEGIWDLMDTAGRIDWKAQEKYITVINRKLIEFLKSPRTALCRSACQVSGELFCQAKSTKRPEFDEMVDILLCKTADPNRFIQKDANVALDKLVTYIPTPHTVRAISNRGTIHRNPLVRTATARLLVCICVVSGLDAILGTTANTRTRKTILSMLAKFLTDKNMETRKFGERLYRMLRKHKFFDEYFYKDMDNNLRTNLKRVLKGV; encoded by the exons ATGCCTGATAATAGCTTTACGCAAATCCTCACGAGCGGATGTCTACACTACTCGGATGCGGATGCAACGCTGCACGACGTACGGCGGAGATCGCAGCGTCAGTCGCATCAGCTGCACGCGGAACCGTCCGTGTGTGAGGACGCGAAAGAATTCCCTCAGTACGAAACGTCTGCCGGTGGTGATGTGCGCCGGATGTTGGCCGATCGGGGTGGTGGATCGAAACGGTACGAAACCCTGAGCACCCTGTCATCGGGCGACCGCGACTGGGAAGCGGATCAGTACGGTGAGGAGCATTACGATCGCGACACACGTTGGCACACCAGACACCAACCATCGTTCAAGTACGATTCGTACGAGGCAACCGGGTACGGTCAGGGGCGCAACCCGAGCATGCTACCGTCGGTAAAGCTTAAGGTTGCACACCAGGAACCGATCTCCATTCGGCCGCGAAACAAAAATCCACAAATTGTAAACGTTTGCCAAACGTTTCGCTTTCCGGACAACTTTATCACGCAGAACAACGCAACTCGGATGGTGCAGCATCAGGATCGGTTGACGCAGCAGCAATTTGCGCCCGTCCCGGCCGTTCGTCGGGCTCCCCTGCTATCGCCGTACCACAGTGCGAGTCGGTCCCGTGCCGGTGGGTTTTTCAGCGTGTACCGACGCCACCGGAACATGCACAGCCAGACAAGCCGGACGTTGATCGAGCTGGTAGAGGCAGAGCAGaaagtgcagcagcagcagcaaacgcttCGACCAACGGCTGGGCCACGCACCACAACAAACTACCGTGTGCCGGAGGAGTCGGTGCTAGCTTCCAGCGACAGTGAATCGTCGACCATCGGAGACCCGACCGACGGCCGGTCGAGAATGGCCGCCACGGACCGGAAGGCTAAGGTGCTTTCCATGGCACGGGAACAGTTGCGTGCGGGAAATGTGGGTCGTGCACCGCACCAAGTTCCGTACTTCGACCGTACCAAGCGGAACCGTTCGTGCACGAAGCTCGTCGATGGAGGCGCTACGATGGGTGGCCATTACGGTCGAAGCACCAAACAGCCGGCGGCCGTCGGTACGGTCGGTAAGTCGTCCCGGTACGTTGTGGCAAAGACGAAGGTGGATCATCGTCGAACGACAACGCATGCGCAGGACGCGCACGACTCTCCGTTCGTGGATGATCCGTTCGTTTCCGGTCCGGTGGGCCGGGTGACCCGCAAGCAGCTACATCTGGCCGAAGAATCGCACGACGACGAGGAAGGGttggacgaggaggaggacgaatCGGACGATGGATCGATCGATGAGCAGCTGGACGGTGAGCGGCGTGACGAGTGTAATGCGACGACGCTGCTCAGTCTGGAAGGTGAGAGCGCCGAAGATCAGGACGAGGAACCGATCGGCGATACGTTCGGCCGACGGCGTGGACATGCGCCGGATGTGATGTGCGTTGGGGCGGGTTCGAAGGAAGGCTCGGTCAGCATTGCCGGCATCGTGGACAAGCTGCAGGACAATGTGTGGGAGGTGTGTCTGGAGGGCATATGGGATTTGATGGATACGGCGGGCAGGATCGATTGGAAGGCGCAGGAGAAGTACATCACCGTCATCAACCGGAAGTTGATCGAGTTCCTGAAATCTCCCCGGACGGCACTGTGCCGGTCGGCGTGCCAGGTGTCGGGTGAGCTGTTCTGCCAGGCAAAGTCGACGAAACGGCCAGAGTTTGATGAGATGGTGGACATACTGCTGTGCAAGACGGCCGATCCGAATCGCTTCATACAGAAGGATGCGAACGTGGCGCTGGACAAGCTGGTCACTTACATTCCCACACCGCACACCGTACGGGCGATATCGAATCGTGGAACCAT CCATCGAAATCCTCTTGTGCGGACCGCTACGGCCCGTCTGCTCGTGTGCATTTGTGTCGTGTCGGGACTGGACGCCATCTTGGGCACCACCGCCAACACGAGGACACGCAAAACCATCCTATCGATGTTGGCCAAATTTTTGACGGACAAAAACATGGAAACCAG GAAGTTCGGCGAACGGTTGTACCGGATGTTGCGGAAGCATAAATTTTTCGACGAATACTTCTACAAGGACATGGACAACAATTTGCGCACAAATCTGAAGCGCGTGCTGAAAGGTGTCTGA